ACCACGGTGGGGTAGCCGGTCAGGTCGATGCCCAGGTCCCTCGCCAGGCGGGCGACCGGGTCGTCACCGGGGGCGAAGTTCCTGGGGTCGACGTCGACCACCAGGTCGGTCTCCCGCAGCCTCACCCCGACGTTGCCGCCCGAGGCCATGTGGGCGCGGGCCTCCTCGACGGAGAGGCGGGGGGCCGACCGCCAGCCGCGCCCGACGGGCGCCTTGCCGATGGCCCTGCCCCGCCTGTCGACCGCGTCGGGGGAGTGGAGGGGGATGAGCTCGTACCCACCGGCCTGATAGGCCTCAAGCATGTCGGGCCTGAACGCAGGCCCGCGGGGCCCTGACGATGACGCATAGATGGGAGCGTGCTCTCCGCTATCCGAGTGCCTGTTGCCCTCGGGCGCGCCGGTGTTCCCAATCCCGCCGGCGCGCCCATCCTCCTGATTGAAATCGCTCATCGGGCCACTCCCCGCACAAACCCGTCGAGGTCTTCGACGTGATACCGGACGAGCTTTTCATTGATCACGTGATACCGGGGGCCCTCGCCTCTGGCCCGCCAAGTCTTCAACGTTCCGGGCGTGCACCCAATGTATTCCGCGGCCTTCCGGCTGTCCCGCCAAGGGCTTTGTTGCTGGCCGTGGAAGGCCTCCGAAACCGCTTCGCGCACGGTCAACTTAACTTCATCGATCATTTCGGCCGTCATTTGGGCATGGCTCCTCAATCCCGCGCGGACGCAGGCTCGTTAAGACGCTGTCTGGGTCTGTCTGAGTGAGGAGGCCGAGGCCCGAAGGCCCCGGCTGCGCCCGTTGCTCGTTGGAGCCTCCCTCGGAACGCAATCATCGTGAGATCACAAAAACGCGCCGCGTAAACCCCTTACTTCTCATTCGCCGTCTCAGCCGCGGCGAACACGAGATCTTCCAGCGCGCGGGCGTGCGGCCTCAAGTGCTCGACCAAGTGTTCAGCGTGGACGTAGCCGCCAGAGGCCCCTGGAAGCCTCTGGCCGAGGAGCAGAGCGCTTTCGGCATAGGGCGCGCCGCTGCCGATGAACAGCGTTCGAGCGTGGTGGCGGTATTCGTGGGGGCTGGGCAGGTCCTTGCGTTGCTCCTTGGGCTCCACAATGCGCCCGCACTTGCTAGTCGCTGACGGCCACAGCCAGGGGCTGCCCAGAGGCTCATCGGCAGCGAGACGAGCCTCAAGGACAGCGGCCAGCTTCGGCCCGATGGGGAACATCATCTGCCCACCGGTCTTCATGTGCCGGAAGGTGATGATCCCTTTCGCCAAATCAACGTCGGAGCGCTTCACCTGGAGGATTGACGAGCGGCGAGCGCCTGTCAGCAGCATGGCCAGATGTAGGTCCCGGCGGATAGGCCCCAGTCTCTTCATTTCCGCCCACCAAGACGTAAGGTCCAGAGCCTGTACCTGCCTGCGGTTCGAAGTGGGCACCCGCAGAGCCGCGACCGGGTTTCCGCTGATCGTCTCGTCCATCCGCATCGCGGTATTGATCACTGCGCGTAGCGTTCTCATGGCGCATGACGCGGTCGTCTGGCCCCGCTGCTTCTTCAGTTGGTCATAGATTTCCCGCACCTCCGCTCGGGAGATATCGGTCACGGCCCGGCTCCGGAAGCGCACGAGGTATTTGTCGACGTGGTAGCGGTAGCTCTCCGACGTCGCCGGGCTGAACGTCTTTTCCGACAGATGGGCATCCAGCGCTTGTTTGAGCGTAATGCCGGTTTCGTCCGGGCCGGCGCTCGGATCAACGCCTGACTGAATTTGGCTCATCAGGGCTTTCGCCCGGCCTCGGGCGTCGCGCAGGCCGATGCGATCACAACGGTCGATCTTCACCCGAACGGTGCGGATGTGCCGACCGTTGCGCCGGACGTCGCCTTGAACCGCATAAGTCTTGGTCGTCTTGTGGCAAACGACCATCAGGCCTTTCACCTGCTCATCGCGCCATATCCCTGATCCAGCAGGGAGGTCGCGAATTCGCGCCTCCGTAAGGTTGACCACGGCCATAATGTCTCTCCCGACTAGCACCGTGAGCGCGCTTGGGAGCGCCTCACGGTGCTTAAGATGTCGGGTAAGTGGCTGATCGTACGCCACTAATCGGCTGTGACCGCCCAGGATCGCCAATCAATCCACGTCGAGTAGCGCCTTGGCGAGATTGACCTTCGCGGTCGGAATTTCCTTACTCTTCAGGATGCCTTCGTTCATCCACTCTGGAAGGATGAACCAGGTCGCGAGCCCTCGAGACTGCGGGTTGCCCACACCGTCATGAGCCTCGCTGCCGTTCCATCTGGCCGCGAGCACGCGGCCCTTGTCCCACTCACCGATGGCCAGAGAGTCGCCTCCGTCGCCGCTCTCGTACAGGACGTCGATCAGCTTCCAACGGTCGCGGGGCGAGTCGACATCGCGGGGATTTTTGTAAGCCATTCTGGTCTCCTTCGATCTAGGAGGAATGACATTAAGGGCGACGTCGGTCAATACGTAAAGTCTGACGTCAGGCTGACGTGGCCACGACGTCATCCATTCGAAAAAGTACCGGTCTAGGTACCGTAAGGGCATTGCCCGCCATCGCCCTAGGTTGACCGTGGATTAACCTAAACGCTTGTTCGGAAACGCAAATCACCGAGGACGGCCCCTTGGTCAACCGCGCAACACCCAGCTACGAATCTGAGGGTCGGACGTTCGAATCGTTCCGGGCGCGCCATTTTTCTTCAAGAATCCGCAGGCGTCTGCAGGCTAAGACGGAACAGCTTCTGGGCTGTTCCGAAATCTGACCTTGCCGCAAGTGTGGGCCAGATCAAGCATCTTGCGAAGCGAAGCAATGAAAGAGCGTTGGGATGCCGAACAGCTGGATCGACCAATTTGTCGAGTGTTTTAGCCCAACAGATGGCCGCCACCTCAATATTGAGCAGGCCTTCATTCTGAAACATGCAAAACAACCGACATCGATATTCAAGTTCCGGGCGGTGACGGACTACGCTCTCGCCAATCTCTCGGATGATACTGTCTGGTTGAATTCTCCGTCCAACTACAACGACCCGTTTGATTGCGCTGCGGCTTTGTCTCCATCCGACCTGATGAAAGCCAGCCTGAAAGACCCGCACGCGCCTATCCCGTTTGATGAAATCGCAGCGCGGATTGGTTCCGATCTTCTCAGCGAAGCTTTATCGGCCGACAATCCCCTGCGAGAAATCGCACATAGGCTCCTCAGCTCGGACCCCAAGATCGACCACACCAGAATTCCCGAGATGATCGAGGCCATTGAGCAGTCTTATATCGCCGTTAGCGCTCCATACCTAAGTCAAACGGTTTCTAAAATTAAGGATAGCCTAAAAATATGTTCCTTTTGCGCCACGAAGGAGCCGATCTTGATGTGGAGTCACTATGCTAACAACCATCGAGGCTTTTGCGTAGAGTATGCGACGGACGATCTTCACGATATGGCACGTCGAATGCTATTTCCGGTCATATATAGTGAAAAATTGTTCGATTCGACCCCTTATCATACCGCAGCAATGAAGGACCTCGAGAGCTTCAACAATCTGTACCCAATACTTCAGGCGTTGTACAAGGCTCCGGAGTGGGCTTATGAGCAAGAGTGGAGGTTGGTTTTTGCTGGTGGGGTTATTGCTGAAGAGATGAACTATTACATTGGAAGTCCCAAAGCGGTGTACTTGGGTGCGCGCATCAGCGATGAAGACCGGGACGGCGTGCTGGCTGTCTGCCGCCAGAGGCGAATCCCAGTCTCACAGATGAGGTTAGCCACCGACAAATTTCGGCTCGAGGCTACTCCCCGCCTTCTTTGAGCGGTCGATTTTGCTCTGGAGTGCTGCGGGGCGACTATTTCAGTTGCCTGCTTTGCCAGCGGCGCAGAGCGCAGGCTCACCCCGAAAACGGAAACGAAGACACGCTCTTCACCGTCTCCTCGACCAGCGGCGTCCGGTTGATCGGCGCCGCCGCCCTCTGTGGGCACTGCCGCCGCTCGCAGATCCGGCAGGCGGGGCCGACTTCGACGACGGCCGGGGCGGCCATGTCGAGGCCTCGGGTGTAGGTCAGTTTGGCGGCGTGCTTGAGTTCGCAGCCCAGGCCGATGGCCAGTTCGTCCTCCAGCCCGCCGAGCAGGCCGGCGACGCGGCGGACGGTGCGCGAAAGGGTGAAGTAGCGTTCGCCGTCGGGGGTCTCGATGACCTGGGTGACGATGCGGCCCGGGGTCTTGAAGCTGTCGTGGACGTTCCAGCGCGGGCAGGTTCCGCCGAACCTCGAGAAGGGGAAGGGGCCGCTGGCGTAGCGTTTGGAGATGTTGCCGGCCGCATCGACCC
The nucleotide sequence above comes from Caulobacter sp. NIBR1757. Encoded proteins:
- a CDS encoding tyrosine-type recombinase/integrase, whose amino-acid sequence is MAVVNLTEARIRDLPAGSGIWRDEQVKGLMVVCHKTTKTYAVQGDVRRNGRHIRTVRVKIDRCDRIGLRDARGRAKALMSQIQSGVDPSAGPDETGITLKQALDAHLSEKTFSPATSESYRYHVDKYLVRFRSRAVTDISRAEVREIYDQLKKQRGQTTASCAMRTLRAVINTAMRMDETISGNPVAALRVPTSNRRQVQALDLTSWWAEMKRLGPIRRDLHLAMLLTGARRSSILQVKRSDVDLAKGIITFRHMKTGGQMMFPIGPKLAAVLEARLAADEPLGSPWLWPSATSKCGRIVEPKEQRKDLPSPHEYRHHARTLFIGSGAPYAESALLLGQRLPGASGGYVHAEHLVEHLRPHARALEDLVFAAAETANEK
- a CDS encoding DUF2971 domain-containing protein, whose protein sequence is MPNSWIDQFVECFSPTDGRHLNIEQAFILKHAKQPTSIFKFRAVTDYALANLSDDTVWLNSPSNYNDPFDCAAALSPSDLMKASLKDPHAPIPFDEIAARIGSDLLSEALSADNPLREIAHRLLSSDPKIDHTRIPEMIEAIEQSYIAVSAPYLSQTVSKIKDSLKICSFCATKEPILMWSHYANNHRGFCVEYATDDLHDMARRMLFPVIYSEKLFDSTPYHTAAMKDLESFNNLYPILQALYKAPEWAYEQEWRLVFAGGVIAEEMNYYIGSPKAVYLGARISDEDRDGVLAVCRQRRIPVSQMRLATDKFRLEATPRLL